CCCCCTTCCCCCCTCCGCCAAGGAATCCCAAACATCTGCCACACTTTCTTCCTTATCAACAGTCAAAGCAAATAGAGACAGGAAGGACGAACACAAAGGAGAaccacaccacttatccctccaaaacctcaccctcctTCCATTACCAACAATGAAGACCAACCTATTGCTCACTAATTCCCAATCCATCCTTATCCCTTTCCACAACCCCAAGCCAtgagcctctctcacttcccgagaGGACCAACCCCCTCTCTCTTCTCCATatttccctctaatcacttgattccataAAGCTTCTCTCTCATTAGCAAACCGCCAATTCCATTTAGCAAGAAGAGCCTTGTTGAGAATATATAGGTTTTTTACCCCTAAGCCCCCTTTCTTCTTACTCaagcacaccacctcccatctCACTAGATGAGGCTTTCGCTCCAAATTacccccaccccaaaggaagtccctttgaatcttttctagTCTCCGTCTGACTACACTTGGTAAGCACAACAAAGACATAAGATAGATTGGTAACTTCGATAACGTGCTTCGAATTAAAGTCGTCCTCCCTCCTTTAGAtaagtattgtctcttccacattcCTAGCCTTTTACGGAAGCgatcttccactccatcccaaatTGATGTTGATTTGAAAGAAGCCCCCAAGGGCATCCCCAAATATGTGGACGGCAAACTACCCATGACTAATATGTTGGTGTCCAACAATTATGTCTGGATACTTAATTAAAAAGGTACTTTAATAAAGGACTGGTTTACACAAATTTTGCATAGCTGGATTGTAGGTAACTAAATTGGGTTTCTAGTAACATGACAAATATATTGCTTtaggaaaaagataaaaagttaAAGGGGACTATTGGCAAATGCCCTATATGATACAATAAGGGATTTTAGTATAGAAAATTAATATCACTGGACTATAAGTAAGACTAACATTAGgggtttttagaaaacataacAAATATTTAATGTAAAATGTAAAGGGCACAAGTTGTGAATGTCTTATACTATACAATAAGGGTTTTTGGTCAAGAAACCCTCTTTGTTCACTTAACCAAAAACTAGCAACCCTCTCctgaaattaaaaatgtaaaaaccttttcccctttttccttTGCTTCCCCCTCCCTTTATCCACACCCAACTGTCATAAAAAGACTCAGGTGAAGCTCCAAGTCCATGCACTGGTGTCTTTCTCTATTAGAAAAGTCCAGATTCAATGACCATCATCAATGAGAGAAAATGGCATGTATGGCTGGATTCAAGTAGGACAGTCAGAAGTGACTGTACCAGGCACCCAACCACTTGACGATCTAAATTGGCTGTATGAACCCTCTATATGACAAGAACAAAGGCCAATCAAGTAACCAATTAAGCCAGTTGTAAGTGAGACAACTTCCTAGATGCCAAAGTTAGAATGGCTAGTGCAAAATGCAAAATTCGTTACTTCTTGATCCCTTGAATTGTGTGTTAGTGTGTCATAGATAATGAAACAGTCCCAAGCTTGGAGAAAGGGTGGTTACAGATGGCAGCGATGTTGAGACCTTTAATCACACCTCATCAACAGATAAACACAAAGTGGCTTGAGGAAGTGAAAGAAGACACTCTGGTTATTCTTCAACAAATGATGTGAccttagattaaaaatatagcTAAATTGAAAAGGAGTGATTCATTTGCCTGAAACCAAGCAACTAGGACTGAAGctttgaattaaaatcatagCAGAATGATTCGGTATCCCTATTTAAGACATCTTCTTTAGAATTTATCTTACCTAAAGCTACAAAGTGCATTGATTTAGTAAAAATACAAAGTCGTGATGTTAAagtttataagaaaattatgaagTCTGTGTCACAAAATTAACCATGAAAACTAATATCATCAGTGAAGAAGAATTTACCGAAATGCCAGCAGGTGGATCACGGTAACCAGTTAGCAGTGCAAATACATAGTTTTGACCATTGTGGCGAGCTTTGctgaaaagaacaaaaacaagatATCGCTTGGATAACATAGACATAATCTCCATAAGAAGCCAAACCAGAAGATAGAAATTACTTTGGTGATAAGGCTTAGATCTGGAGGATAAGCTCCTCCATTAGCAAACCGAGCAGCTTGTTCATTTGCATATGGCTGAGGAAAACGATCACTGAGTTTACCAGGACGTGTAAACATCTCACCCTCGTCATTAGGCCCATCAACCACCTCAATCTCAGCAGCCATAGCCTTTGTCTCCTCTTCTGTATATGCCACACCCACTAAATCACGATATGAAATTAGTGACATAGAATGGCAGGATGCGCAGACTTGTTGGTAAACCTGGTGACCACGACGAATCGAAGCCTGCTCATATAAATTGGCATAAAAAAAGTTGCATTGAGAAATTGATATCAAGATTAATGACCCAAGATATAACAAAAAGTTTGGCCCTAGATAGATCAAACTAATGAAAAACAAGTCTTGAAGCTGATTATATAAATTTGAGATAAATATTTGTTGAGAGTCAAGTTGTCTGTGTCTTAGGATCAATTCTCTGCAAGATTGATCTTAATTCAATAGACACTCACGAAGCATGGTCATATGAACTGAGAATGCCTGAGTGAGGCCAGGGATAGTTTGCACATTCTAATCCATGCTCAGCCTCATCAGCAGATGCTATTGTTGCAAAACTCAAAAGCCCTGAAACACCTGCCCCAAGGAGTGCAAGTGCTCTAAGGGACTTTGAACCAGCTGATCCAACTCCTTCTTGATCTTTCTTTGCAAGAAGGGATGACAAAGCTGGAGAGGCCTGCAATTTTAGAAAACCAACCATCAGCAAACCATGATAGATGCCATAGCTCTGGAAAAATTTTGCATGTCTaccatgaaaaaattttaaaacctaaaTAGTGCAACTAGTCTTTTGCATAATTTTTGCTTTATCCATATGAATATGGATCGTGAACACCCTAAAACCCAACTGAGCTCTTGGAGAAAGATAAACcgcaccaaaaaataaataaaaacaaaccaCTTTCAAAATCCAGTGCTAAAAGAACTTTCTTCGCCTCCATGACCAATAAAAAGTATCTACAATAGAtggatgaaaaaagaaattgaagaggGAGAGATAATTTTTTACTTCTTGATAAGAAGGTAATGgaacaaaaaattgaagagaaaagTAGAGGGAGGGAAGGATGGATGGTTGGAGAGCTAGAGTTAAGGAGCAGTATACAAAAGATTGTCTGACAGGGGGAAAATTAGGAAACTGGAATCAGATAGCAACAAGATACAATGACAGAGATAGCAGCTCTctaaaaagagaaattaatatGAACAACAAACAGCATTATAATTGAAAGCCAAATCAGATACATATTAAGATGAGTTTGAAGCAATCTGACCACTTCTAACAAGAAGCTCAACAAGTATAACAAGGAGGATGcacaaaagagaagaaaataaaggcagcgaaaacaaaattttaaatgttgaaTTGGTCAGGCTGAATTGGATCATTGGAAAATATACATGAGAAGAACATAGCCTTTCTTAATTCTAGTTTGACTTATATTAAAGCCAAAAATTGAGGCagcacaaaaacaaataaatatggttttacaaattaaaaaggGTTTTACAAAACactataaaatataaacaaaaacaaagcttCTAGGAGGGTAATTGATTTATGAAcaaccaaaacaaaagaaaacccaCTTATGTAAGCCTTGGTGTATGCTAGATGTCTTGCTGCAATACAAACTGTCTTCATCCTTTAAATTGCACATAGTGTTCCAAAAACCAACCACACACAAACACTAGCCGTATTGTATGTTAAATGTAGCATGCGCACTCACACACGGTAGCCCTAACAAATGCCAAATGTAACTAAAAAACCTTTAGTTCACTACAAATTGTCTTCACCCTTGAAATTACTTGCAGTGTTTCAAAATTACATggtccacacacacacacatgaaTGCATATACATGCATGCACGCCCACATTAGCCTTGATGTTTCTCAAATGTAGTTAAAACCTCCTTTggttcaatatatatatatatatatatatatatatatatatatatatatatatatatatatatatatatatatatatatattatcagaTCCTTTGGTTCAATATAAATTGCCTTCATCCTGAAATTGCTCATAGTGTACTCAAAACTAAGTGAAGACATATACATGCACACATCTGTGCATATACACTCACATACAAATCAAAACCCTATGCCTGGTGAAGTCTACttcaaaaattccttttttctcATCAGACTTTTCATGTCAACAAAATCACACCAAACTTGGTGattttattaagattttttttatagggaaCCTCCCACATCTCCACCCTAATGCCTTGCCACTTGAGCCAAGCGCCACACAGGCTAGATGGTTTCACAAAGATGAGTGCTCACCAGTTTAAGTGATTTTCATTAAAGTTAGTCTAGATAAAAATTACATAGCATGAAAGCCTTTATGAGCTTAATGACAAGCCACAAATAGGTAAGGATATGCACTAGACCACAACTAGCAATAGACAATCAATCATCCAAAGTTGCGATGTTAATCCAATCCATAAAAGAACAAGCATTGGCATGCTACTTAACCatcttgaaaatcaaaatactttatCTAATGTTAAGATTATTTAGTTCCTCAATAATTTTACGATTGTTAGTCCAATATTAATTTGTGTCTTAAAAGCCTATGAGTCAAGACTGATGAAGTTTCGGTTTGAAAGTTGTTAATTTCTTGAAGTTTCTAGTTATGAAGCCATTAGTATGAaggccctttttttttaatcctccAAAATCGATTTCATTAGTGTCATAACGTCTATAATCATAAACCTAAACAATCAATGACCTCACTTGAACCAAGAAAGATTGATCTTTGATAAGCAAATATTCAATAGAGCCAAGCAAAGGGCAAACCCAAGTACACAAGAAAGATTATATAAACCCCATAACTAACTTAATGGATGTGGAAGGTGGATGAGGTGGTGCATTTCCTTAGCTCACTTTTTCAGTTTTGATTAATGGGACCCTTACAGGTTTCTTTCAAAGTTCTAGAGGCCTAAGATAAGGAAATCCTCTTTCCCCCTTTCTTTTCATTATGACAATGGAGGCACTTTCTAGTATTTTGAAGAAGGTTATGGAAAGGGGCTTCAATCAAGGTTTCTTGGCTAGTAGGAGAGGAGATGTGGGTACGGTAGTGTCTCGTCtcctttttgttgatgacactcTAATTTCTTGTGACTCAAATAAGGAGCATTTGGAGGCTTTGAGTTGGATGTTCATGTGGTTTGAAGTGATTTCTGgcttaaaaatcaatttggacaaaagtgaaTTAATTTCAATGGAGAAGGTTGATAATACAAAGGATTTGGCTAGGGTGGCGGGGTGCAAAGTGGACTCTCTCCCTTCTACTTATTTGGGTCTCCCTTTGGGAGCTTCCTTCAAGTATGCACAAACGTGGGATGCAGTGGAGGAAAGATTTCAAAAGAAACTTActttgtggaagaggcaatacTTCTCAAAAGGAGGGAGATTGACTTTAATAAAGAGCACTTTATCTAGCCTAACCCATCTACTACatgtctttatttttaatccccCATAAGGTGAGTCTTAGATTCAAAAAGCTTCAAAGAGACTTCCTTCAGAGGGGAGGAGAGTTCCAAAGAAGACCTTGCCTAGTGAAAATCGGTTAATAGTTGGCTTGGATAAAAAGAATGGAGGTCCGGGTGTTAGAAAGTTCTCTGCTTTGAATATGGCCCTTCTTGggaaatggtgttggagatttgcttATGAGAATGAGTCTCCTTGGAATCAAGCGATTGTAGGGAAGTACAACGAGGAAGAGAGGGGATGGTGCTCTAGAGTTTCAAGGGAAGGATATAGGGTGGTGGGCCTTTAGAAGGGGATAAGCAGTGGGTGGAAGAAGTTTAACAACAGGGTTGGTTTTAGGTTAGGAAATGGTaggagggtgaggttttggaaggataggTGGTGTAAGGAGAATCCCCTAGTTGTGGCTTTCCCAGAGTTGTTTTCAATAGTCATTGTTAAAGAAGCCTGGGTAGATCTAATGTGAAAACATGTAGGGAAGTCGTTGTTGGAGTCCAATGTTCACAAGCAGATAATTGAATGTGAATTGGGAGAGGTGGAAGAGTTTCTTAGAAGGTTGCAAGAGCAAGTGATCAAAGGAGGTGCTAAGGATGTCATGGTTTGGCGGTTATCTAAAGGAGGCACTTTTATAATTAAATCCTTTTACTCCTCCTTAGCCGGTCACTTTTCGAAAGGAGTCTCCATAAGCATTGTGTGGAATCCTTGGGTCCCAATGAGAGTCACCTTTTTTGCTTAAGAAACagtttgagaaaaaatttgaactCTAGGTTAGCTAAAAAGAAGGGGTTGATGTCTTCCAAGCATATGGTATTTGTGTAAAGGTGAAAAGGAGGAGTCAACAAACCATATCCTCCTTCATTGTCCTAAGGCAATCATGTTGTGGCATCTTATCTTTACTCTTTTTTATGTACAGTGGGTAATGTCTTTGACTCTTTCTCAATCAATGATACCCTCCTTAGCTGGTAGAGTGCCTttgttggaaagaaaagaaagaaggtcTGGAAAGCAACCCCTTTATACTTATTTTGGACCTTATGGAAGGTGAGAAACCGAAGAGTCTTTGAAGATTCTAATCTGATGGACCATACTATTTTACGCTCCTATAGAGTGGGTTGGGGTACATTCAAGGTCTAGTTCGTCATTTTTATTTGGCTTTAAAGATTGGTTGGGttgtaaattcttttttttttttataagtaaagtaaaattcatttaaaaagagACGCCAGAAAagcgactcaaggtatacaaacctatacacccaccaccaaaaaggccatagaaaaataaagataCCCAAAGACCAACTGGCCCAAAAATACAGCCTTAAAAggatcccaaccaatcaataaaattaaccaaaGATTGAGGGCATTCGACTATAATCAGCTTAGCCTCAGACCATAGAGAAAGGATAAAGGAATATTTCAATCTCTGAATTAACAACTCATTATCCTTGAAAGCCAATCTATTTTTTgccttccaaactgtccaaaaaatatgaagaggagcagctctccacaccttcttgcgctttttgcccacaaaagaaccaatTTAAAGATTGGTTGGGTTGTAAATGAAGCGAAGGTGTTGATTTTTGAGTATCCCTCCCTTTTTTCACCTTGTATACTTTGGGGGCTTTTACGCAATTTGAATACCATTGCTGTTAAATTTcgtaagaatttttttttttgcaaagaaaaattcaaactgAATTGGTTTAGACAGTTCcaggaaagtttttttttttttttttgataggtaaaagagATGTATATCAGTTCCAAGAAAGTATATAGACAATGCAAAAGGTAAACATATTCTTACAGTGGATTGTGATCGAAGTTTCATCCTC
Above is a genomic segment from Vitis riparia cultivar Riparia Gloire de Montpellier isolate 1030 chromosome 14, EGFV_Vit.rip_1.0, whole genome shotgun sequence containing:
- the LOC117929502 gene encoding cytochrome c1-2, heme protein, mitochondrial isoform X2, producing MAGGRAIHQLLRMKLRSQSTASPALSSLLAKKDQEGVGSAGSKSLRALALLGAGVSGLLSFATIASADEAEHGLECANYPWPHSGILSSYDHASIRRGHQVYQQVCASCHSMSLISYRDLVGVAYTEEETKAMAAEIEVVDGPNDEGEMFTRPGKLSDRFPQPYANEQAARFANGGAYPPDLSLITKARHNGQNYVFALLTGYRDPPAGISIREGLHYNPYFPGGAIAMPKMLIDGALEYEDGTPATEAQMGKDVVSFLTWAAEPEMEERKLMGFKWIFLLSLALLQAAYFRRLRWSVYKSRKLIVDVVN
- the LOC117929502 gene encoding cytochrome c1-2, heme protein, mitochondrial isoform X1; amino-acid sequence: MYTYNKLIEMAGGRAIHQLLRMKLRSQSTASPALSSLLAKKDQEGVGSAGSKSLRALALLGAGVSGLLSFATIASADEAEHGLECANYPWPHSGILSSYDHASIRRGHQVYQQVCASCHSMSLISYRDLVGVAYTEEETKAMAAEIEVVDGPNDEGEMFTRPGKLSDRFPQPYANEQAARFANGGAYPPDLSLITKARHNGQNYVFALLTGYRDPPAGISIREGLHYNPYFPGGAIAMPKMLIDGALEYEDGTPATEAQMGKDVVSFLTWAAEPEMEERKLMGFKWIFLLSLALLQAAYFRRLRWSVYKSRKLIVDVVN